In Marinomonas posidonica IVIA-Po-181, a single window of DNA contains:
- the sufT gene encoding putative Fe-S cluster assembly protein SufT, producing MQKMVVTQRDCPARRVPSGEPTVIPEGQFITINQSLGGNYTVTWQGNMLRIDGTDAEAIGQQADVLEFEDLGSSDISEEQVWQALETVYDPEIPISLVSLGLVYDVALDQLNKSVSINMTLTAPGCGMGPVLVSDVKYRVEKVPNVQEVKVDLVFDPPWSRDMMSEEAQLEAGLFF from the coding sequence ATGCAAAAAATGGTTGTAACACAGCGGGATTGTCCTGCTCGTCGGGTACCGAGTGGTGAACCGACAGTCATTCCTGAAGGCCAATTTATTACCATTAATCAGAGTTTAGGTGGTAATTATACGGTGACGTGGCAGGGCAATATGCTACGCATTGATGGTACGGATGCCGAAGCGATTGGTCAGCAAGCCGATGTATTAGAGTTTGAAGATTTAGGTTCGTCAGACATCAGTGAAGAGCAGGTTTGGCAGGCGCTGGAGACAGTGTATGATCCAGAAATCCCGATTAGTTTAGTGTCACTTGGTCTAGTCTATGATGTGGCATTGGATCAGTTGAATAAGTCTGTGTCGATTAACATGACGCTCACGGCGCCAGGTTGTGGTATGGGACCGGTATTGGTTAGTGATGTTAAATATCGTGTTGAAAAGGTACCAAATGTCCAAGAAGTGAAGGTTGACTTAGTGTTTGATCCTCCTTGGTCTCGCGATATGATGAGCGAAGAGGCTCAGTTGGAAGCTGGGTTGTTTTTTTAG
- the rlmN gene encoding 23S rRNA (adenine(2503)-C(2))-methyltransferase RlmN — protein MTDIKKVNLLGLSPTKLIEFFESIGEKKFRATQVMKWIHQKGAESFDEMTDVSKALRAKLETICEIRAPEVVSQNISKDGTRKWIIRTEGGKNDCVETVLIPDGDRATLCVSSQVGCSLDCSFCSTGKQGFNRNLTPAEIIGQVWIAIKSFGPMDPNGPRRVTNVVMMGMGEPLMNFEPVVDAMILMMHDNAYGLSKRRVTLSTSGVVPKIYELIKRTDVSLAISLHAPNNPLRDELVPINRKYPIAELIEACQHYLANLPDKRHITIEYTLMSGVNDNEEQAHELVELLKDLECKVNLIPFNPFPHSGYEKPSNNRTRRFQKILADAGYTVTVRTTRGDDIDAACGQLVGDFHDKTRRSQKYIELREVSQ, from the coding sequence ATGACTGACATCAAAAAAGTAAACCTGCTGGGTTTATCACCAACCAAACTGATTGAATTCTTTGAATCCATCGGTGAGAAAAAATTTCGTGCCACTCAAGTGATGAAATGGATTCATCAAAAAGGGGCGGAAAGTTTCGACGAAATGACGGATGTCAGTAAAGCGTTGCGAGCAAAGTTGGAGACTATTTGTGAAATTCGCGCACCAGAGGTGGTATCTCAGAACATTTCCAAAGATGGTACCCGTAAATGGATTATTCGCACGGAAGGTGGCAAAAATGATTGCGTCGAAACGGTTCTGATTCCGGACGGCGACCGAGCGACCTTGTGTGTTTCGTCACAGGTTGGTTGTTCACTGGATTGCAGTTTTTGTTCTACTGGTAAGCAGGGATTTAATCGCAATTTAACACCGGCGGAAATCATCGGGCAAGTTTGGATTGCCATTAAGTCTTTCGGTCCTATGGATCCGAATGGTCCCCGTCGTGTCACCAATGTGGTGATGATGGGAATGGGCGAACCCTTGATGAACTTTGAGCCTGTTGTCGATGCGATGATTCTGATGATGCATGATAACGCTTATGGATTATCAAAAAGACGCGTTACGCTTAGTACATCTGGCGTAGTGCCAAAAATTTATGAATTGATCAAACGGACCGATGTGTCTTTGGCGATCTCATTACATGCGCCAAATAATCCGCTGCGTGATGAATTGGTTCCCATTAACCGTAAGTATCCAATTGCTGAGCTGATTGAAGCTTGCCAGCACTACTTAGCGAATTTGCCAGATAAGCGTCATATCACGATTGAATATACTTTAATGTCAGGGGTGAATGATAATGAGGAGCAAGCTCATGAGTTGGTGGAATTGCTAAAAGATTTAGAGTGTAAGGTGAATTTGATTCCTTTTAACCCTTTCCCTCATTCTGGCTATGAGAAACCATCGAACAATCGGACTCGTCGTTTCCAAAAAATCTTAGCGGATGCCGGTTATACAGTGACAGTGCGAACCACTCGTGGCGATGATATCGATGCGGCTTGTGGTCAATTAGTCGGCGATTTTCACGATAAAACCCGTCGCAGTCAGAAGTACATTGAGCTAAGAGAAGTGAGTCAGTAA
- the sufD gene encoding Fe-S cluster assembly protein SufD translates to MSEWLESAIARGQENQDWLAPKRAQALDILANTQWPTRKTEAWRYTPLKAVERSSAKALDRVSGLTPVAIPNVSAIELVFVNGQFDALQSTKTLPTGLTVQLGQDLSSQQQAEALRSFSNVKPERHLFGLVNDVLASDVLLVTVAESIKIAEPLRISSLLSAGAESHTRVLVRLEKGAQLAVIEDVQSQGDSLSTAFVEYDVAADASLEHYRFALQTGSNLTIGGSHFQLSDKSKMHSTIVGFGSELSRLDTDIIHAGEFADAKLNAMYLLDGKELFDLHATVEHAMPNGTTEENVRGIVADRARAVFNGRIHIHRDAQKTLAELNNRNLLMSNKAEINTKPELEIYADDVRCAHGATIAEIDKQALYYLETRGISKSKAQVMLNFGFINELIDLMPNEALAEWVRPIIRERFAQMEVK, encoded by the coding sequence ATGAGTGAATGGTTAGAAAGTGCCATCGCTCGAGGGCAAGAAAATCAAGATTGGTTGGCGCCAAAGCGTGCTCAAGCGCTTGATATTTTGGCGAATACTCAATGGCCAACGCGTAAAACAGAAGCTTGGCGCTATACCCCTCTAAAGGCGGTTGAACGGAGTTCGGCGAAAGCATTAGATCGTGTGTCTGGTTTAACACCTGTAGCCATTCCGAATGTTTCAGCAATTGAGTTGGTGTTTGTGAACGGTCAGTTTGATGCATTGCAATCTACTAAAACCTTGCCAACAGGTTTAACGGTTCAGCTTGGTCAAGATTTGTCTTCTCAGCAGCAAGCAGAAGCCTTGCGTTCTTTTTCAAACGTTAAGCCTGAGCGTCATCTGTTCGGTTTAGTGAATGATGTGTTAGCTAGTGACGTGTTATTGGTTACTGTGGCAGAAAGCATCAAGATTGCTGAGCCATTGCGAATCAGTTCTTTGTTAAGTGCCGGGGCTGAATCTCATACCCGTGTTTTAGTGCGTTTAGAGAAAGGGGCTCAGTTAGCCGTGATTGAAGATGTTCAGTCGCAGGGTGACAGTCTTAGCACAGCATTTGTTGAATACGATGTGGCGGCAGACGCTTCTCTAGAACATTATCGTTTTGCATTGCAAACAGGGTCGAATTTAACGATTGGTGGTAGTCACTTTCAGCTGAGCGATAAGTCAAAAATGCACAGCACAATTGTTGGCTTTGGCAGCGAGTTGTCTCGTTTGGATACGGATATTATTCACGCTGGTGAATTTGCCGATGCCAAGCTGAATGCTATGTATTTGCTGGATGGTAAAGAGTTATTTGATTTGCATGCTACGGTTGAGCATGCGATGCCAAACGGCACAACGGAAGAGAATGTGCGTGGTATTGTGGCGGATCGAGCGCGTGCTGTGTTTAACGGCCGAATTCATATTCACCGTGACGCGCAGAAAACCTTAGCTGAATTGAATAATCGCAATTTGTTAATGTCGAATAAAGCGGAAATCAATACTAAGCCTGAATTGGAAATATACGCTGACGATGTCCGTTGTGCCCACGGTGCGACCATCGCTGAAATCGATAAACAGGCGCTCTATTATTTAGAGACGCGTGGCATTAGTAAGTCAAAAGCGCAAGTAATGCTGAACTTTGGTTTCATTAATGAATTGATCGATTTGATGCCAAATGAAGCGTTAGCTGAATGGGTTCGTCCTATTATCCGTGAGCGCTTTGCGCAGATGGAAGTGAAGTAA
- a CDS encoding IscS subfamily cysteine desulfurase: MNIPVYLDNSATTAVDPRVAEKMMACLTQDGNFGNPASRSHLFGWKAEEAVEEARLQVASLINADAREIVWTSGATEANNLALKGVAYAYRQKGRHIITSMIEHKAVLDPCKQLEKEGFEVTYLQPDRHGVISPEQVTAALKEDTILVSLMHGNNELGVLTDIQAIGKLTREKGVFLHVDAAQTTGKVAIDVNVMNVDLMSLTAHKTYGPKGIGALFVRRSPKVKLEAQIHGGGHERGMRSGTLATHQIVGMGEAFRIAAVDMAVDCERIKCLRERLWQGLSAMDGVHLNGDAEQRVAGVINVGFADVDGEVLLMSLSDIAVSSGSACTSASLEPSYVLRAIGLAEDLAHSSLRLSVGRFSTEEEVDFAIQTIKNAVTALRVA; encoded by the coding sequence ATGAATATACCTGTGTATTTAGATAATTCGGCGACGACAGCTGTAGATCCAAGGGTCGCTGAGAAAATGATGGCTTGTCTGACGCAAGATGGTAATTTTGGTAATCCTGCTTCGCGCTCGCATTTATTTGGCTGGAAAGCCGAAGAGGCTGTTGAAGAAGCTAGATTGCAGGTTGCGAGCCTGATCAATGCTGATGCGCGTGAGATTGTATGGACCTCAGGTGCAACAGAGGCGAATAATCTTGCATTAAAAGGCGTGGCCTATGCGTATCGTCAGAAAGGTCGTCATATCATTACTTCGATGATTGAGCACAAGGCTGTATTGGATCCTTGTAAGCAACTTGAAAAAGAAGGTTTTGAGGTAACGTATTTACAGCCTGATCGCCATGGTGTGATTTCGCCTGAGCAAGTCACAGCCGCCTTAAAAGAAGACACGATTCTGGTTTCTCTTATGCACGGTAATAATGAGTTAGGTGTGTTAACGGATATTCAGGCGATCGGTAAGCTGACTCGAGAGAAAGGGGTTTTCTTGCACGTCGATGCGGCGCAAACCACAGGCAAGGTTGCGATCGATGTGAATGTTATGAATGTCGACCTGATGTCATTAACTGCCCATAAAACGTATGGGCCAAAAGGCATAGGGGCTTTGTTTGTTCGACGTTCACCAAAAGTGAAACTGGAAGCACAAATCCATGGTGGCGGTCATGAACGGGGTATGCGTTCTGGTACGTTAGCGACACATCAAATTGTTGGTATGGGAGAAGCGTTTCGTATTGCTGCAGTTGATATGGCGGTTGATTGTGAGCGTATTAAGTGTCTGCGAGAGCGCTTATGGCAAGGCTTGTCTGCTATGGATGGTGTACATTTAAATGGTGATGCTGAGCAGCGTGTCGCTGGGGTGATTAATGTGGGGTTTGCGGATGTGGATGGCGAAGTTCTGCTAATGTCCTTGAGTGATATTGCGGTCTCGTCAGGATCGGCTTGTACGTCCGCCAGTCTAGAGCCTTCGTATGTATTGCGAGCAATCGGTTTGGCAGAAGATTTGGCTCACAGTTCATTGCGTTTATCGGTTGGGCGTTTTTCCACAGAAGAAGAGGTGGATTTTGCGATTCAAACCATTAAAAACGCAGTGACAGCCCTTAGAGTTGCTTAA
- a CDS encoding HesB/IscA family protein — MTVTTFDPGSRVSLTAAAEKYFAAKLAVLSGNLIRLSTKESGCTGFAYVLDIVDKAEAQDTVMSFGDVTLAVDAESMAMLSGTEIDLVREGVNQVVKFNNPNVVAECGCGESFSVS, encoded by the coding sequence ATGACAGTGACTACATTTGACCCAGGTTCTCGTGTTTCTTTGACCGCGGCCGCTGAAAAGTATTTTGCGGCGAAATTGGCTGTTTTATCAGGCAATTTAATTCGCTTAAGTACTAAAGAAAGTGGTTGTACCGGGTTTGCTTATGTTTTGGATATTGTTGACAAAGCAGAGGCGCAAGATACTGTCATGTCATTTGGTGACGTGACTCTGGCGGTCGATGCTGAATCCATGGCTATGTTGAGTGGTACCGAGATCGATTTGGTTCGAGAGGGTGTTAATCAGGTGGTGAAATTTAATAACCCTAACGTTGTAGCGGAATGTGGCTGTGGCGAAAGCTTTAGTGTGAGTTAA
- the ndk gene encoding nucleoside-diphosphate kinase: MALERTLSIIKPDAVAKNVIGEIYTRFERAGFKIVEAKMIQLDDELAGGFYAEHKERPFYKDLVAFMTSGPVVVSVLEGEGAVLRHRELMGATNPKEAAAGTLRADYATSIDANAVHGSDSVESAAREIAYFFGK, translated from the coding sequence ATGGCGTTAGAACGCACTCTATCTATCATCAAGCCAGATGCGGTTGCTAAAAATGTAATCGGTGAAATCTACACTCGTTTTGAGCGTGCTGGTTTTAAAATTGTTGAAGCGAAAATGATTCAACTTGACGACGAATTGGCTGGCGGTTTTTACGCTGAGCACAAAGAGCGTCCTTTCTACAAAGATTTGGTTGCTTTCATGACGTCTGGCCCTGTTGTGGTTTCTGTTCTTGAAGGTGAAGGTGCGGTTCTTCGTCACCGTGAACTAATGGGCGCAACTAACCCGAAAGAAGCCGCTGCTGGAACATTGCGTGCAGATTACGCAACGTCTATCGATGCTAATGCTGTACACGGTTCTGATTCTGTAGAATCAGCCGCTCGTGAAATTGCTTACTTCTTCGGTAAGTAA
- a CDS encoding SufE family protein, which translates to MSLPSTDDIVDDLSFFDDWEDKYKYIIDLGRSLPEFDEQWRTAERLVKGCQSSVWIQPDNDQDAEKGEVLTFAVDSDAIIVRGLLGLVLAAFDRKTPQEIIDFDIAHYFSELDLERHLSPTRGNGLRSIVTRIQTIAQAAA; encoded by the coding sequence ATGTCTTTACCTAGCACAGACGACATTGTTGATGATCTTTCTTTCTTTGATGACTGGGAAGATAAGTACAAATACATCATTGATCTTGGGAGGTCTCTACCGGAATTTGATGAGCAATGGCGAACGGCCGAGCGATTGGTGAAGGGATGTCAAAGCAGTGTTTGGATTCAGCCTGATAATGATCAAGATGCTGAAAAAGGAGAAGTGCTGACCTTTGCCGTCGACAGTGATGCCATTATTGTTCGTGGTTTGTTGGGATTAGTGTTAGCGGCATTTGATCGAAAAACACCGCAAGAAATCATTGATTTTGATATTGCTCATTACTTCTCTGAGTTGGATTTAGAGCGTCACTTGAGCCCAACCCGTGGTAATGGACTGCGATCAATTGTGACGCGCATCCAAACGATTGCTCAAGCGGCAGCTTGA
- a CDS encoding RodZ domain-containing protein, which produces MTTDKQIDTPFEQEQPLDAFETDIGQTDNSTEEEPSVGSNEDIAVTSNNEASAEAVLQTEHIQETQIEEEQAEQTSMMNIGQTLREKRLAMGYEEKQVAADLKLTQDQVNALEENNFSFFRSITFTRGFLKSYCRLLELDAKEVLVAFNEQQQVSKPSIEPVDTVVHKQSHLGDPIVIFVSVVIVAVLVFFVFWWPSQSSDDAATSDANSSQVERSETIQQETTETKSEVAATENIEPVEKADSQPETVVENSPVIVADSQNLSDDQVVTGLSPETVALLEEAGVSPEDVVKASQEPVKDIDDVPAQPFYLDDVQIAFSEDCWTEIRDSTGKILFSGVKAAGSELNLSGEAPYRVVFGYSRGVSSLKYKGQEFDFSSYVRKDLARFELK; this is translated from the coding sequence ATGACAACTGATAAACAAATCGACACTCCTTTTGAACAAGAACAACCATTAGACGCTTTCGAAACAGACATTGGCCAAACAGACAATTCAACAGAAGAAGAACCATCGGTCGGATCCAATGAAGACATTGCGGTAACATCAAATAATGAAGCAAGCGCAGAAGCGGTTCTTCAAACAGAACACATTCAAGAGACGCAGATTGAGGAAGAACAGGCCGAACAAACGTCCATGATGAATATTGGTCAAACGTTAAGAGAAAAGCGTCTGGCCATGGGGTACGAAGAAAAACAAGTCGCAGCTGATTTAAAACTAACGCAAGATCAAGTTAATGCGTTGGAAGAGAATAATTTTAGTTTCTTCCGTTCCATTACCTTTACACGTGGTTTTTTAAAGAGCTACTGCCGTTTGTTGGAATTGGATGCGAAAGAGGTTCTTGTCGCATTTAATGAACAACAGCAAGTATCCAAACCTAGCATTGAACCAGTCGATACGGTTGTCCATAAGCAGTCTCATTTAGGTGACCCAATCGTTATTTTTGTGTCAGTGGTGATTGTGGCGGTATTGGTGTTTTTTGTATTTTGGTGGCCTTCGCAAAGTTCTGATGATGCAGCGACAAGTGATGCAAACTCGTCCCAGGTCGAGCGTTCAGAAACCATCCAGCAAGAGACAACTGAGACTAAGTCTGAAGTCGCTGCTACTGAGAATATTGAACCTGTGGAAAAGGCCGATTCTCAGCCTGAAACCGTTGTTGAAAATTCTCCGGTGATCGTAGCAGACTCTCAAAATTTATCTGATGATCAAGTGGTCACTGGGCTGTCTCCAGAAACTGTGGCTTTACTAGAAGAAGCGGGTGTTAGTCCAGAAGACGTGGTGAAGGCGAGCCAAGAACCCGTTAAAGACATTGACGATGTGCCTGCACAACCTTTTTATTTAGATGACGTACAGATAGCTTTCAGCGAAGACTGCTGGACTGAGATTCGTGATAGTACGGGTAAAATCTTATTTTCTGGTGTGAAAGCCGCTGGCAGTGAGTTGAATCTGTCAGGAGAGGCTCCATATCGAGTGGTGTTTGGCTATTCAAGAGGGGTTTCTTCTTTGAAGTATAAGGGCCAAGAGTTTGATTTTTCATCTTATGTTCGTAAAGATTTGGCTCGTTTTGAGCTCAAGTAG
- the iscR gene encoding Fe-S cluster assembly transcriptional regulator IscR, translating to MRLTTKGRYAVTAMLDLALHSSQGPVSLSDISERQGISLSYLEQLFSKLRKKALVISVRGPGGGYRLSRSNNDIYVAQIVDAVNESVDATGCKGRSDCQSGNTCLTHHLWCDLSDQIHDFLSQISLEQLVCRKDVRQVAERQKLESRTLGFDSSKISAAILD from the coding sequence ATGCGTCTTACAACAAAAGGTCGCTATGCAGTAACTGCCATGCTGGATCTGGCATTACATTCGAGCCAAGGGCCTGTTTCCTTGTCGGATATTTCTGAGCGACAGGGGATTTCCCTTTCCTATCTTGAGCAATTGTTTTCCAAGCTTCGTAAGAAGGCTTTGGTTATCAGTGTGCGCGGCCCCGGCGGCGGTTATCGCTTGAGTCGTTCTAATAATGATATTTACGTTGCACAAATTGTGGATGCGGTGAATGAGTCAGTTGATGCGACAGGCTGTAAAGGGCGCAGTGACTGCCAGAGTGGTAATACCTGTTTAACCCATCACTTGTGGTGTGACTTGAGTGATCAAATACATGACTTTTTAAGTCAAATTAGTTTAGAGCAATTGGTGTGCCGAAAGGATGTGCGCCAGGTAGCGGAGCGGCAGAAGCTAGAAAGTCGAACGCTCGGCTTTGATAGCAGCAAAATTAGTGCGGCTATTCTCGACTAG
- the sufC gene encoding Fe-S cluster assembly ATPase SufC, whose protein sequence is MSNLLTIKDLHASVEEKNIIKGLNLEVKPGEVHAIMGPNGAGKSTMGYVLSGRDGYSVESGSVTLGGEDLLDMETEERARAGLFLAFQYPVEIPGVSNLEFLKAAVDAQREARGEDAITSADFLKEAKAACKQVNLPVSFLKRGVNEGFSGGEKKRNELMQMLLLKPKLCILDETDSGLDIDALQVVAEGVNSQRSADRSFIVVTHYQRLLDYIKPDFVHVLSDGKIVKSGDASLAHELEAQGYAWLQTEPAEDELEG, encoded by the coding sequence ATGTCGAATTTATTGACGATTAAAGATTTACACGCCAGCGTGGAAGAAAAGAACATTATTAAAGGTCTTAACCTTGAGGTTAAGCCTGGTGAAGTGCATGCCATCATGGGGCCAAATGGCGCTGGTAAAAGTACCATGGGTTATGTGTTATCTGGACGTGATGGTTATTCTGTTGAAAGCGGCAGTGTGACATTGGGTGGTGAAGACCTACTTGACATGGAAACAGAAGAGCGTGCTCGTGCTGGTTTGTTTTTGGCATTCCAATATCCTGTTGAAATTCCAGGCGTCAGCAATCTTGAGTTCCTAAAGGCGGCGGTTGACGCTCAGCGTGAAGCGCGTGGTGAAGACGCTATTACATCGGCTGACTTTTTGAAAGAAGCAAAGGCCGCATGTAAACAGGTCAATTTGCCAGTGTCATTCCTTAAGCGTGGCGTCAATGAAGGTTTCTCTGGTGGTGAGAAAAAGCGTAACGAGCTAATGCAGATGTTGTTGCTTAAACCGAAGCTTTGCATCTTGGATGAAACCGACTCAGGTTTGGATATTGATGCTTTGCAAGTGGTCGCAGAAGGTGTAAATAGTCAGCGTTCAGCGGATCGTAGTTTCATCGTTGTGACTCACTATCAGCGCTTGTTAGATTACATTAAACCTGACTTTGTACATGTTTTGTCAGACGGCAAAATTGTCAAAAGTGGGGATGCTTCTTTGGCTCATGAATTGGAAGCGCAAGGTTATGCTTGGTTGCAAACAGAACCAGCTGAAGATGAGTTAGAGGGGTAA
- a CDS encoding aminotransferase class V-fold PLP-dependent enzyme, producing MSFDVSAIRDEFPILKREIDGNPLVYLDNAATTQKPQCVIDALVDYYTRCNANVHRGAHRLADEATRHFENARDIVKAFLNAPKREEVIWTTGTTEGINIVANGLSALLQPGDEVIATGMDHHANLVTWQQACKTSGATFKTVPVTDDGELDLVAYQALLNERTKFVAIPHVSNALGTINPVKEMTAKAKAVGALVLIDGAQGAAHGWADVQDIGCDFYAFSAHKLYGPMGVGVLWGREAVLADWPVWRTGGEMISTVTLQDATWNVLPYRFEAGTPNVADVIAMGEAIRWFSALDQEAVAAHEKALLAHATKLADEFDGLTVIGRAKNKIGVLSFVMDQGHPADIGFLLDRQGIAVRTGDHCAQPLMARFNVPGTARASFAIYNTLEEVDALFAALKKVRSMLV from the coding sequence ATGAGTTTTGATGTTTCCGCCATTCGTGACGAGTTTCCGATTTTAAAGCGTGAAATCGACGGTAACCCTTTAGTGTACCTTGATAACGCAGCGACGACCCAAAAGCCACAATGTGTTATTGATGCACTGGTTGACTATTACACTAGGTGCAATGCCAATGTTCATCGTGGTGCTCACCGTTTGGCGGATGAAGCCACTCGCCATTTTGAGAACGCTCGCGACATTGTTAAAGCGTTTTTGAATGCCCCTAAGCGTGAAGAGGTCATCTGGACAACAGGGACGACGGAAGGCATTAACATCGTTGCCAACGGGTTATCGGCTTTGTTGCAACCGGGTGATGAAGTCATTGCAACAGGGATGGATCATCATGCGAATTTGGTGACTTGGCAGCAAGCTTGCAAAACGTCTGGGGCAACCTTTAAAACGGTGCCTGTCACCGACGATGGTGAGTTGGATTTGGTGGCGTATCAAGCTCTGCTAAATGAACGTACTAAGTTTGTCGCCATACCTCATGTTTCCAATGCGCTGGGTACCATTAATCCAGTCAAAGAGATGACGGCGAAGGCAAAAGCTGTTGGGGCTTTGGTGTTAATTGATGGTGCTCAAGGTGCCGCGCATGGCTGGGCGGATGTACAAGACATTGGTTGTGATTTTTATGCTTTCTCGGCTCATAAACTATACGGCCCTATGGGGGTTGGTGTGTTGTGGGGGCGAGAGGCTGTCTTAGCAGATTGGCCTGTGTGGCGAACGGGAGGGGAAATGATTTCCACTGTGACGCTGCAAGACGCTACTTGGAATGTGTTGCCTTATCGTTTTGAGGCAGGCACACCGAATGTGGCGGATGTCATTGCTATGGGCGAAGCGATTCGTTGGTTTTCCGCATTGGATCAAGAAGCTGTGGCGGCGCATGAAAAGGCTTTGTTGGCTCATGCAACGAAACTGGCGGATGAATTTGACGGTTTGACGGTGATCGGTCGAGCTAAGAATAAGATTGGTGTATTAAGCTTTGTGATGGACCAAGGTCATCCGGCAGACATTGGTTTTTTATTAGATCGCCAAGGTATTGCCGTTCGAACTGGGGACCATTGCGCTCAGCCTTTAATGGCGCGTTTTAATGTTCCTGGTACGGCACGTGCTTCGTTTGCGATTTACAATACGTTAGAGGAAGTAGATGCTTTATTTGCTGCATTGAAGAAAGTGCGCAGCATGTTGGTGTAG
- the sufB gene encoding Fe-S cluster assembly protein SufB, whose protein sequence is MTEQIDKALAREYEAGFVSDVESETFTPGLDEDVIRRISQMKGEPEWMLEWRLSAFRDWLKMDEPDWALVDYPKIDFQAISYYSAPKSMKDKPKSLDEVDPELLRTYEKLGIPLIEQQMLAGIAVDAVFDSVSVVTTFREKLEEAGVIFCPISEAIHKHPDLVKKYLGSVVPKKDNYYAALNCAVFTDGSFVYIPKGTRCPMELSTYFRINEQNTGQFERTLIIADEGSHVSYLEGCTAPQRDENQLHAAVVELIALDDAEIKYSTVQNWYPGDEEGKGGIYNFVTKRGVCHTNAKISWTQVETGSAVTWKYPSCVLKGDNSIGEFYSVALTRGRQQADTGTKMIHLGKNTKSTIISKGISAGKSNNSYRGLVRMNPGAEGARNFTQCDSLLIGDQCGAHTFPYVESRNPSAIVEHEATTSKVSDEQMFLCQQRGLDPEKAVSMIVNGFCKEVFKELPMEFAVEAGKLLEISLEGSVG, encoded by the coding sequence ATGACAGAGCAGATAGATAAGGCGCTGGCACGGGAATACGAAGCGGGTTTTGTGTCTGATGTTGAATCGGAAACATTTACGCCGGGATTAGATGAAGATGTCATTCGTCGTATTTCACAAATGAAAGGTGAACCTGAATGGATGCTCGAATGGCGTTTAAGTGCTTTTCGTGATTGGCTAAAAATGGATGAGCCGGATTGGGCATTAGTAGATTACCCAAAAATTGATTTTCAGGCGATCTCGTATTATTCCGCGCCAAAAAGCATGAAAGACAAACCTAAGTCTTTAGATGAGGTGGACCCAGAGCTCTTGCGAACTTATGAAAAGCTTGGCATCCCCTTGATTGAGCAGCAAATGTTGGCTGGTATTGCGGTTGATGCGGTATTTGACTCTGTCTCTGTTGTCACGACTTTCCGGGAAAAGCTCGAAGAAGCGGGTGTGATTTTTTGTCCGATTTCGGAAGCCATTCACAAGCACCCTGATCTAGTTAAAAAATACCTCGGCAGTGTGGTGCCTAAGAAAGACAACTATTACGCGGCGCTTAACTGTGCTGTGTTTACGGATGGTTCGTTTGTTTACATTCCCAAAGGCACTCGTTGCCCAATGGAACTGTCTACTTACTTCCGTATCAATGAGCAAAATACTGGTCAGTTTGAACGTACCTTGATCATCGCGGACGAAGGTAGCCATGTTAGTTATCTAGAGGGTTGTACGGCGCCACAACGAGATGAAAATCAGTTGCATGCGGCTGTCGTTGAGTTGATTGCGTTGGACGACGCAGAAATTAAATACTCTACCGTTCAGAACTGGTACCCAGGTGATGAAGAAGGCAAAGGTGGTATTTACAACTTTGTGACCAAGCGTGGTGTTTGTCATACCAATGCCAAGATCTCTTGGACGCAAGTTGAAACTGGTTCTGCCGTGACTTGGAAGTACCCTAGTTGCGTATTGAAAGGGGATAACAGTATTGGCGAATTTTATTCGGTTGCCTTGACTCGAGGTCGTCAGCAAGCGGATACCGGTACTAAAATGATCCATCTTGGAAAAAACACCAAGTCGACCATTATTTCGAAAGGCATTTCAGCCGGTAAGAGTAATAACAGCTATCGTGGATTGGTTCGAATGAATCCAGGTGCGGAAGGCGCGCGTAACTTTACTCAATGTGATTCTTTGCTGATCGGCGATCAATGTGGTGCCCATACCTTCCCTTATGTTGAAAGTCGAAACCCTTCTGCCATTGTCGAACATGAAGCGACGACCTCGAAGGTCAGTGACGAGCAAATGTTCTTATGTCAGCAACGTGGTCTGGATCCAGAAAAAGCGGTCTCTATGATCGTCAACGGCTTTTGTAAAGAAGTTTTTAAAGAATTACCGATGGAATTTGCTGTAGAAGCAGGCAAGTTACTAGAAATTAGCCTTGAAGGCTCTGTAGGTTAA